The Camelina sativa cultivar DH55 chromosome 18, Cs, whole genome shotgun sequence DNA window GCAAGGTCAAGAATACTCGACCTTGAGGACGAAACATACTGAGAGTGTAGAGTGTGATGCTCCTGAGAATTCTGTTGTGTGGCAATCCTCAGCGGATGATGATAAGGTTGACGTGGTTTCTGGTTCTAGAAGATATGGATCTGAAAACTGGATGTCCTCAGCCAGGCATGAACATACTTACACAGATTTGCTTTCCGGCTTTGGGACTACTAACATAGATCCACCCCATGGTCAGCGGATACCTTTTTATGACCATTNAAACTCTCTTCtgctttttagatattttagctCTCAGCCTTTTTCCTTGCTGAATTATGAACCTAAcatgttttattgatttatattaggTTTACGGGCACAATCGTTGGGACTGAAGACTCTGACCCCACTAGGTGGCCAAAATCAAAGTGGAGATCCCTCAAGGTATGACCTAGTTCCTAGAGAGGATTAAGACTATTGTTGAATAGAATGGATACTGATTGTTCAATTGTCATTCAGGTGAGATGGGATGAGACTTCTAGTATTCCTCGACCTGATAGAGTATCTCCGTGGAAAATAGAGCCAGCTCTTGCTCCTCCTGCTTTGAGTCCTGTTCCAATGCCTAGGCCTAAGAGGCCCAGATCTAACATAGCACCCTCATCTCCTGACTCTTCGATGCTTACTAGAGAAGGTAATATTCCCTTTTTCCACTGCAGTAGTTCATATAGTAGTGTCTTAATATTATATTGAACTTGTCAGTGAGAGACTAATTCATTGTTAACAATACAGGCACAGCTAAAGCAAACATGGACCCTTTACCAGCAAGCGGACTTTCAAGGGTCTTGCAAGGTCAAGAATACTCGACCTTGAGGACGAAACATACTGAGAGTGTAGAGTGTGATGCTCCTGAGAATTCTGTTGTGTGGCAATCCTCAGCGGATGATGATAAGGTTGACGTGGTTTCTGGTTCTAGAAGATATGGATCTGAAAACTGGATGTCCTCATCCAGGCATGAACCTACTTACACAGATTTGCTTTCCGGCTTTGGGACTAACATAGATCCACCCCATGGTCAGCGGATACCTTTTTATGACCATTCATCGTCACCTTCTATGCCTGCAAAGAAAATATCAAGTGATCCAGAGGGCAAGTTTGATTATCTTGCTAACCAGTGGCAGATGATGCACTCTGGTCTTTCTCTGAAGTTACATGAATCTCCCAAGGTACCTTCCGCAAGTGATACCTCTTTCCAAGGGCGAGGCAATGGTAAATACAGCGAATATCCGGTGCTTAATGGTCTATCGACCGAAAATACTGGTGGTAACTGGCCGATACGTCCACGTGCTTTGAATTATTTTGAGGAAGTGGTTCAGGCTCAGGCACAAGCTCAGGCTAGGGAGCAAGTAACGAAACAATCTATGACGATACAAGAGGAGACAGCGAAGTCAAGAGATGGGAACTGCAGGCTTTTTGGCATTCCTCTGAACAACAACATGAATGGGACAGATTCTTCCTTGTATCAGAGAAACAATTTGAATGATGCTGCGGGGCTTACCCAGATAGCATCACCAAAGGTTCAAGATCTTTCTGATCAGTCAAAAGGGTCAAAATCGACAAACGAACATCGCGAACAGGGAGGACCATTCCAGACTAATTATCCTCATCCAAAAGATGCTCATGCAAAAACCAGCTCAAGTAGGAGTTGCACGAAGGTactttttactattattaaccACAAAGAATATTTGGTGTTTGAAACTTCGAATACTTTGTTGACTAACACATGACACATTGGTTTATAGGTTCACAAGCAGGGAATCGCACTAGGCCGTTCAGTGGATCTTTCAAAGTTCCAAAACTATGAGGAATTAATCGCTGAGCTGGACAGGCTGTTTGAGTTCAATGGAGAGTTGATGGCTCCTAAGAAAGATTGGTTGATAGTTTACACAGATGATGAGAATGATATGATGCTGGTTGGAGACGATCCTTGGCAGTAAGTTATTGCAGTTTTTCCACCTACACTACCTTAATTTAGATCTATGttaatgtgtgttttaaaaCACTGACATAATGATGTTTCAAAGGGAGTTTTGTTGCATGGTTCGCAAAATCTTCATATACACTAAAGAGGAAGTGAGGAAGATGAACCCAGGGACTCTAAGCTGTAGGAGCGAGGAAGAAGCAGTCGTTGGGGAAGGATCAGATGCAAAGGACGCCAAGTCTGCATCAAATCCTTCATTGTCCAGCGCCGGGAACTCTTAAACAGAAAAAACCAGCCAGCCCTTTTGCTACAAGCCGAGGTATGAAAAAGCTATAGAAATAATGATAGACACGACCAAGTTTATTTCCTTACATACAACttatgtttgcttttttttttttttgtaaaatcagGAGGGTCATTTTGGTGGAGACTGGAGAGCAAAATGGGATGATGGGTTTATAagatatgatattaaaaatgcAATTTTTGAAGTATTTTGTTGGCCACTTAGATTATTAGCATCTCCCACCACCCCCTATTATATCtaataataatctatatatatatattataaagtaaaCATAAAAAGGTTACAGGTATTATATAGTAGAATATGAAAGGCTCTTTTATTAAGTAGAAATGTGGTGTGGAGTTGTGTAGATGGAGGCTGCTATCGGttcttgttttatgtattttttttcttctttcatccAAAGATCTTTTTAAGTCTtctattgtttatatatattaaatccaATGTACATAAGTTTTTTATGCTCTGCCTTTTTTAGAATAGTAGTCGTTTTAACGGTTTTAATGTCTAGTTAGCATTTTGTAGCATTTCGTATTCGACATGATTATATGCACGAAATTGTGAGACGTCTAGCAATCTGTTCCATTTCGAAACCTTACAGTTTAGCTTTTGTGATGTTTGTTCCATTCCATGTACAGTCTAAATAGTTAAGCACTCAATGAGCAAACTACGAAACCTCTTTTAAACAGTGAAAAAATTGTGGAAATGGACAGGGcttttttttggcttatatCTATGACCTCAAAGTCCATAAACTAAGCCATTAGAATCAGGAAAATTACACAAAAGCAAACTTGCATTTAGCTAAGACTCATTCGAGTTAAACCATATAAGGAACCCGCAGTCAACAATAGCACACTACCGCCTTAAGCCAGCCGACAATCTCAATCGTCACATAAAACCCCGAATAGTCGAATACGGTATCTTTATCTTGCtgagttgaaagaaaaaaaaaagaaaaaaccttcaGTGTTGTTAAAACTGTTGCCCATTATTTTACAAAcgataaataaaaagtaaaaaactgcAGAGTTCAATAAGTGTTTGTTGTCTCCTTCTCTTGCAATTTGTAAGTCTACCATGGATCCACATAAGCATATGGTGTGATGGTCTGAAGACTCTGAACCGATGACACATCAAATGAAAGCAGACAAtgttacaataattaaatttaccaaaaaaaaattccaaataaaacaataagatAAACTAACACTGTTAGACCCCACCACTTGGGTGGGCACACTATATGAGGGAATAAACACGCAACTCCATAGGAAGTTTCTTGAAGCCTAAAATATTACGCAGCTTCTcgatcttttttattttttttttaaaaaccatttttaCATAACACAATcaataatactactactactattctttctttctttcgttaCTTTCAGGGGACACTTTGTTCtacttaacaatttttttttttttaaaagaaatcaatgaatTCTCCACCGGTGGACGCCATGACGACCGGAGAATCATTATCTCAGAGATCTATTCCGACGCCGTTTCTGACAAAAACATATAACCTTGTAGAAGATAGTTCAATCAACGACGTAATCTCATGGAACGAAGATGGTTCCTCTTTCATCGTATGGAATCCTACAGATTTCGCTAAAGATTTGCTTCCTAAACACTTCAAACACAACAATTTCTCAAGCTTCGTTCGTCAGCTCAACACTTACGTACGTTTTCTCATCTTCCAtcgatttcttcttttattccaTCGTTCTGTTTTATAAtctgtctttttgttttgtttcctcaaCAGGGGTTCAAAAAAGTAGTACCGGATCGATGGGAGTTTTCAAACGATTACTTCAAGAGAGGAGAGAAACGTCTTCTCCGTGAGATCCAACGTCGGAAAATAACAACGTCTCATCAAGCAGCAGCAGCTGTTACTACTCCTCCTTCCTCTTCGGAACAGAGACTCCAAACGACTCTTGTTGTGTCACCGTCCAACTCAGGGGAAGATCGTAACAATAATAACACACAGGTGATGTCGTCTTCTCCTCCGTCGTCTTGGTATGTTCAGACAACGACGGGGAACAATGGTGCAGGCTTATCAGTTGAGTTATTAGAAGAGAACGAGAAGCTTCGGAATCAGAACATTCAGCTTAACCGTGAGCTTACTCAGATGAAATCTGTTTGCGATAATATCTTTACTCTCATGTCTAGTTACGTCGGATCTCACCCTGATCGGAGTTATTCTCCGGGAGGGGGAGGTAGCAGTAGTCATCAACCGGTTGAGTTTTTACCGGCCAAGAAGCGGTTTTGTGATGTtgacggtgaagaagaagaagaagaagcgagtCCGAGACTGTTTGGTGTTCCGATAGGACTGAAACGTACGAGAAGTGAAGGACTTCATCAGGTGAAGACGGTTTCCACGACGACGGCGCCGGTTGGGGAGAAGAAGTCCGAGGAGGAGCCGCCGTGGTTgagatattataattataatcgAACCAATCAGAgagtttgtaattaaaaaaaaaaaaaaaaaagaagccaacGGTTGAGATTTGGTGTGTAGATATGTGCCGCGAAGTTGAGgattaaagctttttttttttgttaagacaAATCAGAGAAGCTCGTGTCCCATCTGTGTGTTTCAAGAAGTTTCATCAATCTTGACATCTTCTTTAACACTTTgtgttttactatttttatttaaatgaataattttttttttctttcttgaaaaatAGTTAGGCTGTTTCTAGACTTTccttttttgacattttcttaaaattcttctcatctttttgtgtttttgtttttataagaaaatgaaaaagacgtaagagattaaattattaatgatgAAAATTGAAATTTGTAATGAAGCATCTGGAATCTCTCTCGTTTGGTGGGCGCGATTCAGGGAACGTGTTGTGGACCTAGCTTCCTCGATTATGATTATCACAAAGTAGATTTTCCAATTTTCTCATAATTGActtaatgatttattattattacacgTTAAAATCTTGGTTTCTCAAAAATGATAAGAGTTCAATAGGTTAGTATATAAACAATATTAGCTACATGTATCATAATATGTTTGattgaatgtgttattggggATTTTATAGATTTTCTGTATCGTACTAGATTACAGATTGACTTAATGACTTGTTACACATTAAAATCTTGGTTTCTCAAAAATGTCAAGAGTTCAATTGGTTAGTATAAACAATATTACCAACATTATCATAATATGTTTGattgaatgtgttattggggATTTTATAGATAGAGAAGGTTACGTGAAATTTTTTGCTCACTCAAATGATTTCGTTGAGATTTCACCGTCACTTGCAATGTGAAAATCGAAACGCATAACTTGCAAGGAAAGTGAGACATCAGCATCTAAACATTTTGAGTTTTTCGTCTTTTTTACCAATAACtacttttcaaagaaaaaaaaatattagtatctTGAAAAGTTATGAACACGATTGTGAGTTTGTAGAGAGGGTCCTTAGAAAACTCTCAAAGCAATACTATTTTCTAGAGTAAGAACCAGAACCAAGGAACTCACCGGAGTGAGGAGCATTAGCAGAAGCAAAGCCATGGTAAGGGTCAAAAGTTTAAACTTGATTTAATACTACTATTATAGACTCATTTATATGTAACATATCTGCAATTTTGTCCATCAATTGACTCTTGATCGTATAATTTGTCAATGTTGAGTTGTTGACAATAACTTATGTGTGATGTGTCTATGCATTTTGTtcacatacaacaacaacacatttaaattatagTGAATTGTCTTCTTTCCCCAAATAATGTTGTCTCTAGTTTGCTACATtagccacacaaaaaaaaaaaaaaaaaaacNAAAGAACACCAAACTAACATAGGCtctgaatgaaaaaaaaatagatttcctaaaatttaagaaaacaatattttgaaggatttgagCAATTACTtcgtaaaatc harbors:
- the LOC104762323 gene encoding auxin response factor 2 codes for the protein MASSEVSMKGNRGGENFSSSAFTDPKETRNVSVPGEGQNCHSTRSERAVDPEAALYRELWHACAGPLVTVPRQDDRVFYFPQGHIEQVEASTNQAAEQQMPLYDLPSKLLCRVINVDLKAEADTDEVYAQITLVPEANQDENAIEKEAPPPPPPRFQVHSFCKTLTASDTSTHGGFSVLRRHADECLPPLDMSRQPPTQELVAKDLHANEWRFRHIFRGQPRRHLLQSGWSVFVSSKRLVAGDAFIFLRGENGELRVGVRRAMRQQGNVPSSVISSHSMHLGVLATAWHAISTGTMFTVYYKPRTSPSEFIVPFDQYMESVKNNYSIGMRFKMRFEGEEAPEQRFTGTIVGTEDSDPTRWPKSKWRSLKVRWDETSSIPRPDRVSPWKIEPALAPPALSPVPMPRPKRPRSNIAPSSPDSSMLTREGTAKANMDPLPASGLSRVLQGQEYSTLRTKHTESVECDAPENSVVWQSSADDDKVDVVSGSRRYGSENWMSSSRHEPTYTDLLSGFGTNIDPPHGQRIPFYDHSSSPSMPAKKISSDPEGKFDYLANQWQMMHSGLSLKLHESPKVPSASDTSFQGRGNGKYSEYPVLNGLSTENTGGNWPIRPRALNYFEEVVQAQAQAQAREQVTKQSMTIQEETAKSRDGNCRLFGIPLNNNMNGTDSSLYQRNNLNDAAGLTQIASPKVQDLSDQSKGSKSTNEHREQGGPFQTNYPHPKDAHAKTSSSRSCTKVHKQGIALGRSVDLSKFQNYEELIAELDRLFEFNGELMAPKKDWLIVYTDDENDMMLVGDDPWQEFCCMVRKIFIYTKEEVRKMNPGTLSCRSEEEAVVGEGSDAKDAKSASNPSLSSAGNS
- the LOC104762324 gene encoding heat stress transcription factor B-2a-like encodes the protein MNSPPVDAMTTGESLSQRSIPTPFLTKTYNLVEDSSINDVISWNEDGSSFIVWNPTDFAKDLLPKHFKHNNFSSFVRQLNTYGFKKVVPDRWEFSNDYFKRGEKRLLREIQRRKITTSHQAAAAVTTPPSSSEQRLQTTLVVSPSNSGEDRNNNNTQVMSSSPPSSWYVQTTTGNNGAGLSVELLEENEKLRNQNIQLNRELTQMKSVCDNIFTLMSSYVGSHPDRSYSPGGGGSSSHQPVEFLPAKKRFCDVDGEEEEEEASPRLFGVPIGLKRTRSEGLHQVKTVSTTTAPVGEKKSEEEPPWLRYYNYNRTNQRVCN